From a single Coturnix japonica isolate 7356 chromosome 25, Coturnix japonica 2.1, whole genome shotgun sequence genomic region:
- the NTRK1 gene encoding high affinity nerve growth factor receptor, translated as MLPAWLRLCLAALLLPPGSAAPPACPANCRCPAPRTLRCREPLTVSSLNVLLLGTSYRPIDVIIENQQLLTSLTRDDTRMLSDLRHLTISNSGLQYISDDAFQDTHRLSHVNLSFNALTSLSWKTFQHLPLQELILEGNPFNCSCGIRWLQLWQNGSRAELGNQTLVCWEGSTLVALGSHPLLGCEPPTAHIEHPDVVLRQGDSINLTCHIWGEPSATGEWVLPDVGSEPSITKLSEWELVLEINNISSSLNHKDLTCRAENAAGLAEDSVILNVTFPPVILLLHEAIAQHFWCIPFSVDSNPAPSIFWLFNGTFLLEGPYIHTRIVEYEPNSTTLHGCLQLNRPTHVNNGNYTLVVQNPLGRATRSIQGRFMDNPFSFSPEEPIPGTRNSSLEGPMETADEHTFGVSVAVALAVFASLFLSVMLIALNKCGRRSKFGINRSAVLAQEDDLAMSLHFMNLGSSPVSSTESKLDGLKSNFIENPQYFCNACVHHVQRRDIVLKWELGEGAFGKVFLAECSHLLPEQEKTLVAVKALKEVTESARLDFQREAELLTNLQHEHIVKFYGVCGEGDPLIMVFEYMKHGDLNHFLRSHGPDAKILDQGQGQPCGQLTLSHMLQIATQIASGMVYLASLHFVHRDLATRNCLVGHDLVVKIGDFGMSRDIYSTDYYRVGGHTMLPIRWMPPESILYRKFTTESDIWSFGVVLWEIFTYGKQPWYQLSNTEAIECITQGRELERPRTCPSEVYDIMQSCWQREPQQRQRIQDIHSRLQALVKTPPIYLDILG; from the exons ATGCTGCCCGCCTGGCTTCGGTTGTGCCTGGCtgcgctgctgctgcctccGGGATCCGCCGCTCCTCCAGCCTGCCCCGCAAACTGCCGCTGTCCCGCACCCCGCACACTTCGATGCCGGGAGCCCCTCACCGTGAGCAGCCTCAACgtcctgctgctgggcacctCCTATCGCCCCATCGATGT CATCATTGAGAACCAACAGCTGCTGACATCTCTGACTCGGGATGACACCAGGATGCTGTCAGACCTCAGGCACCT CACCATCTCCAACTCGGGGCTGCAGTACATATCTGACGATGCTTTCCAGGACACCCACAGGCTGAGCCATGT GAATCTCTCCTTCAATGCGTTGACCAGTCTCTCCTGGAAAACCTTCCAGCATCTGcccctgcaggagct CATCCTTGAGGGAAACCCCTTCAATTGCTCCTGTGGGATCcgctggctgcagctgtggcagaACGGGAGCCGTGCTGAGCTGGGCAACCAGACTCTGGTTTGCTGGGAGGGAAGCACACttgtggccctgggcagccatccCCTGCTTGGCTGTG AGCCTCCCACCGCCCACATTGAGCACCCCGATGTGGTGCTGCGTCAAGGGGACAGCATCAACCTGACCTGCCACATCTGGGGCGAGCCATCAGCCACCGGGGAGTGGGTGCTCCCTGATGTGGGATCAGAGCCATCCATCACCAAG ctctcagagtGGGAGCTTGTCCTGGAGATCAACAACATCTCATCTAGCCTGAACCACAAGGACCTCACATGCCGGGCAGAGAATGCAGCGGGGCTGGCAGAGGACAGCGTGATACTGAATGTCACCT TCCCACCGGTGATTCTGCTCCTGCACGAGGCCATCGCTCAGCACTTCTGGTGCATCCCCTTCTCAGTGGACAGCAACCCAGCACCCAGCATCTTTTGGCTCTTCAATGGCACGTTTCTGCTTGAGGGGCCCTACATCCATACGCGGATTGTGGAGTATGAGCCCAACTCCACCACGCTGCACGGCTGCCTCCAGCTCAACCGCCCCACACATGTCAACAACGGCAACTACACCCTCGTGGTGCAGAACCCCCTGGGCAGAGCCACCCGCAGCATCCAGGGCCGCTTCATGGATAACCCCTTCAGCTTCAGCCCTGAGGAGCCCATCCCCG GTACCAGGAACAGCTCTTTGGAGGGCCCTATGGAGACAGCGGATGAGCACACATTTGGG GTCTCCGTGGCTGTGGCTTTGGCTGTTTTtgcctccctcttcctctctgtcATGCTCATTGCGCTCAACAAGTGCGGGCGTCGCTCCAAGTTCGGCATTAACC gctCAGCCGTGCTGGCCCAGGAGGATGACCTGGCCATGTCATTGCACTTCATGAACCTGGGCAGCAGCCCCGTGTCCTCCACAGAGAGCAAGCTGGACGGGCTGAAAAGCAACTTCATTGAGAACCCACAGTACTTCTGCAATGCCT GTGTGCACCACGTACAGCGCCGTGACATTGTGCTCAAGTGGGAGCTGGGCGAGGGAGCCTTTGGGAAAGTCTTTCTGGCTGAGTGTTCCCACCTCCTTCCAGAGCAGGAGAAGACATTGGTGGCTGTGAAG GCGTTAAAGGAGGTGACCGAGAGCGCACGGCTGGACTTCCAGcgggaggcagagctgctgaccAACCTGCAGCATGAGCACATCGTCAAGTTCTATGGTGTGTGTGGCGAGGGTGACCCACTCATCATGGTCTTTGAGTACATGAAGCATGGAGACCTCAACCACTTCCTCAG ATCCCATGGACCAGATGCAAAGATCCTGGACCAAGGGCAGGGGCAGCCCTGCGGGCAGCTGACACTGAGCCACATGCTGCAGATTGCAACGCAGATCGCTTCAGGTATGGTCTACCTGGCATCCCTGCACTTCGTGCACCGTGACCTGGCCACCCGTAACTGCCTGGTGGGCCACGACCTGGTGGTTAAAATTGGGGACTTTGGTATGTCCCGTGATATCTACAGCACCGACTACTACCGG GTTGGGGGTCACACCATGCTGCCCATCCGCTGGATGCCCCCTGAGAGCATCTTGTACCGCAAGTTCACCACTGAGAGTGACATCTGGAGCTTCGGTGTGGTGCTGTGGGAGATCTTCACCTATGGGAAGCAGCCCTGGTACCAACTCTCCAACACCGAG GCCATCGAGTGCATCACGCAGGGCCGGGAGCTGGAGCGGCCCCGCACGTGTCCCTCTGAAGTGTATGATAtcatgcagagctgctggcaacGGGAGCCACAGCAGCGTCAGCGCATCCAGGACATCCACAGCCGCCTGCAGGCCCTGGTTAAGACCCCTCCTATCTACCTGGATATCCTGGGCTGA